In Fibrobacterota bacterium, the genomic stretch CCCTGGCCGATCATCGAAGAGATATTGTGGTTGATACGCATTGGCTTAAAGCCTCCCGTTTGCTCCTTTCATCGGGGAAGCGGGGGAAAGCCATTAAGAGCCTTTAGAGGACTTGGCAGGAAGCCTTTGCGGAAGTGGCGGGATTGCAGGCGATCGGGAGCTTGCGATGTGATCCGGGACACGATGGATTGGGGAGTTTGCGGGAAAACCTTCCGGCCGGGGCAGGCGCCCCGGACGGAAGGAAGGAGGAGTCGAGAGGAGAGAGGGACCCGGCGGTCCGCCTAGGGAGGCGGGCGCGCCGGGCCGTTACCCTGCGCTTAGCGGCCCAACAGGCTGAGCACGCCTTGCGGGACCTGATTGGCCTGCGCCAACATCGAGGTCGCGCTCTGGGTGAGGATTTGCGCGCGGGTGAACTCGGTGGTCTCCTTCGCGAAATCCACGTCCCGGATACGGCTTTCCGCATCCTGCGTGTTGTAAATCTGGTTGCCCAGATTGCTGATGGCGAACTCCAGGCGGTTCACGTAGGCGCCCATGTCCGAACGCATGGTATTCACCGACTTGATGGCC encodes the following:
- a CDS encoding flagellin, giving the protein AIKSVNTMRSDMGAYVNRLEFAISNLGNQIYNTQDAESRIRDVDFAKETTEFTRAQILTQSATSMLAQANQVPQGVLSLLGR